The following proteins come from a genomic window of Aspergillus oryzae RIB40 DNA, chromosome 4:
- a CDS encoding uncharacterized protein (predicted protein), giving the protein MKLCHYHVCFLRFVFPAGLGLESADTGFQSQTSLEAKADHPFALAQDAFGDESNAEVKYKVLSWCHDRRIDIPWCLILTSSRCCARSSPRPCDLFNGLWCCWACYIAHLFPAPDDEEYLMAFYTM; this is encoded by the exons ATGAAACTCTGCCATTACCATGTCTGCTTTTTACGTTTCGTCT TTCCtgctgggttggggttggaaAGCGCTGACACCGGCTTTCAATCCCAAACGTCTCTAGAAGCGAAGGCTGATCATCCATTTGCATTGGCTCAGGATGCCTTCGGCGACGAGTCAAATGCCGAGGTGAAATACAAGGTCTTATCATGGTG TCATGATCGCAGAATCGATATCCCTTGGTGTCTTATCCTTACCAGCAGCCGTTGCTGCGCTCGGTCTAGTCCC CGGCCATGCGACCTGTTCAATGGTCTTTGGTGTTGTTGGGCTTGTTATATCGCTCATTTGTTCCCTGCCCCGGACGATGAAGAATATCTCATGGCTTTCTATACTATGTGA